A single region of the Mercenaria mercenaria strain notata chromosome 6, MADL_Memer_1, whole genome shotgun sequence genome encodes:
- the LOC123550707 gene encoding uncharacterized protein LOC123550707: MEDYIRKEKSSVLGHTICKANHTSSAGGDDYKAFVRRIEKLLTVVKTTKEEIDNNGKEIATSYTDAINDIRKYREDIDSYLNAMEHRLLERCHEINKENEKAIKKLDSEFKAMKYELDTVYSRLKSHGRQSGDMVLVANKTSSTLKSIVQDLKADNGETKLQLCLFKRSKTIRDMISSDRAIGKLEITLTHPSFQEDKKNLYDMVSNNKGEINVKSKTDKKDCYITSIIVISSDTIACADWANNSVKLVETKTGKVTSEIHLSSQPWDLTSISDDQLAVTVTSENKIQYLHNRSGLSKSNSIDVVGRCRGIAYNKENLVVSYDDPSKVEILNMYGKVLRCLKTDTSGNALFERPYYVVASADGESVYVSDNEKHSVTRLTFDGEMLGTYKDTELRCPRGLVVCRDGSLLVCSSHGHSVHLISSECNKLKVMLRRKEGGEFCQAICYFDAADKLYLSNFTLSDQIRVYKFT, encoded by the coding sequence ATGGAGGATTACATTCGAAAGGAAAAGTCTAGTGTTCTGGGACACACCATATGTAAAGCTAATCACACTTCTAGCGCTGGAGGAGACGATTATAAAGCGTTTGTAAGAAGGATTGAAAAACTTCTTACTGTGGTTAAAACAACAAAAGAAGAAATTGATAACAATGGAAAAGAAATAGCTACATCTTACACCGACGCGATTAATGATATAAGAAAATATCGTGAAGATATTGATTCATATTTAAATGCAATGGAACATCGTTTGTTAGAAAGGTGTCACGAGATTAATAAGGAAAATGAGAAGGCGATAAAGAAATTAGATAGTGAATTTAAAGCAATGAAGTATGAACTAGATACTGTATATTCTCGACTGAAATCACACGGGAGGCAGTCGGGCGACATGGTCTTGGTAGCGAATAAAACAAGTTCCACTTTGAAGAGTATTGTTCAAGATCTAAAGGCTGATAATGGCGAAACTAAGCTCCAGCTGTGTTTATTTAAAAGAAGCAAAACTATCAGAGATATGATATCATCAGACCGAGCTATAGGAAAATTAGAAATCACGCTTACCCATCCTTCATTTCAAGAAGATAAAAAGAATTTATATGACATGGTTTCTAATAATAAAGGAGAGATCAATGTGAAgtctaaaacagacaaaaaagaTTGTTACATTACGAGCATTATTGTCATTTCTAGTGACACGATTGCTTGTGCCGACTGGGCCAACAATTCGGTGAAATTGGTTGAAACTAAAACCGGAAAAGTTACCTCAGAAATTCATCTATCATCTCAGCCATGGGACCTTACTTCCATTTCTGACGATCAGTTGGCAGTCACAGTAACCAGCGAGAATAAGATTCAGTATTTACACAATAGGAGCGGTCTGTCAAAAAGCAACAGTATTGACGTTGTAGGCAGATGTCGAGGAATTGCttataacaaggaaaatcttgttGTTTCGTACGATGACCCCTCGAAAGTGGAGATTTTGAACATGTACGGAAAGGTTTTGCGATGCCTGAAGACTGACACATCTGGAAATGCGCTGTTTGAACGTCCGTACTATGTGGTAGCAAGTGCTGATGGAGAGAGTGTTTATGTCTCCGATAATGAAAAACATTCTGTAACTAGACTGACATTTGATGGTGAAATGCTCGGTACGTACAAGGACACAGAACTGCGGTGTCCCAGAGGTCTGGTTGTTTGCCGAGACGGTTCCCTCCTCGTGTGTAGCTCCCATGGTCATAGCGTGCATCTGATCTCCTCAGAATGTAACAAACTGAAGGTTATGCTGCGAAGAAAGGAAGGTGGCGAGTTCTGCCAAGCTATTTGCTATTTTGATGCAGCAGACAAGCTGTACCTTAGTAATTTTACGTTAAGCGATCAGATACGTGTATATAAGttcacataa